In the Ctenopharyngodon idella isolate HZGC_01 chromosome 4, HZGC01, whole genome shotgun sequence genome, one interval contains:
- the snap91b gene encoding LOW QUALITY PROTEIN: clathrin coat assembly protein AP180 (The sequence of the model RefSeq protein was modified relative to this genomic sequence to represent the inferred CDS: deleted 1 base in 1 codon) produces MSGQTLTDRIAAAQYQLTGSDVARAVCKATTHEVMAPKKKHLDYLISTTNETNVNIPQMADTLFERSTNASWVVVFKALTTTHHICIYGNERFIQYLASRTSLFNLSNFIDKTGSHGYDMSTFIRRYARYLNEKAYAYRAMAFDFTRVKKGAEGVMRTMAPDKLLKAMPALQTQVDTLLEFDVHPKDLNNGIINAAFLLLFKDLIKLFASYNDGIINLLEKYFKMKKSECKDSLEIYKKFLTRVTKIAEFMKIAEQVGVDKNDIPDISYAPSSILESLETHMNSLEGKKGEGSPTKGSPTNNVSPTSTPAKSAAAVPTLEPPRTEAAPAAETATDSLLDLDPLSSSGPSAGGASAAPTSWGDLLGSDMFAAPAAETASAAEGGATAATPTPAADGTAATESAGAGEAKPAAPAAASAGGDLMSAFDGLGDMLMPAMAPQATGASSPVKPMGGGDLDSAMANMASNLGVGNQKPGESAGGANWQAQVPTPSWGVTMSGAGAAPMMPGSPMMAPQQPMMRPQFPAAGAPGQQMSPGMAQSPRKPPPSKDPLADLSIKDFM; encoded by the exons ATGTCGGGACAGACTCTGACA GATCGCATCGCCGCGGCGCAGTACCAGCTCACCGGATCCGATGTGGCTCGCGCCGTTTGCAAAGCCACCACGCACGAGGTGATGGCGCCCAAGAAGAAGCACCTGGATT ATCTGATCTCAACCACCAACGAGACAAACGTGAACATCCCTCAGATGGCTGACACACTATTCGAGAGATCCACTAATGCCAGCTGGGTGGTCGTGTTCAAAGCTCTAACCACGACCCACCACATCTGCATCTACGGCAATGAG AGATTCATTCAGTATTTGGCCTCAAGGACTTCCCTGTTCAATCTCAGCAACTTTATTGACAAAACAGGCTCCCATG GCTATGACATGTCTACATTCATCAGACGATATGCACGGTACTTGAATGAGAAGGCATACGCTTACCGCGCAATGGCCTTCGACTTCACTCGAGTTAAAAAGGG AGCTGAGGGTGTGATGAGGACTATGGCTCCTGACAAGCTCTTGAAGGCCATGCCTGCCCTGCAGACTCAAGTGGACACACTGCTGGAGTTTGAC gtTCATCCTAAAGACTTGAACAATGGCATCATAAACGCAGCATTCCTGCTTCTCTTTAAGGATCTGATAAAGCTCTTCGCCTCCTACAATGACGGCATCATCAATTTATTAG agaaatatttcaaaatgaagaAGTCTGAGTGCAAGGATTCTCTGGAGATTTATAAGAAATTTCTGACCCGGGTGACCAAAATTGCAGAGTTCATGAAAATTGCTGAG CAAGTAGGAGTGGATAAGAATGACATCCCTGACATCTCTTAT GCTCCCAGCAGTATTCTGGAATCTCTGGAGACACATATGAACAGTCTAGAAGGGAAGAAAGG GGAAGG GTCACCCACAAAG GGATCACCCACCAATAACGTGTCTCCAACCTCCACTCCCGCCAAATCTGCTGCTGCCGTCCCCACTTTGGAGCCGCCGCGCACCGAGGCCGCACCTGCTGCCGAAACTGCCACTGA TTCTCTTCTGGATCTGGACCCGTTGTCTTCCTCTGGACCTTCTGCAGGAGGAGCATCAGCTGCTCCCACATCTTGGGGAG ATCTGCTGGGGTCAG ATATGTTTGCGGCCCCTGCGGCTGAAACAGCTTCTGCTGCGGAGGGTGGGGCCACAGCAGCCACGCCCACCCCTGCTGCCGATGGCACCGCGGCAACTG AATCTGCGGGTGCTGGTGAGGCCAAACCAGCCGCCCCGGCCGCAGCAAGCGCAGGAGGAGATCTGATGTCGG CTTTCGATGGATTGGGTGATATGCTAATGCCAGCTATGGCTCCCCAGGCAACAGGGGCCTCCTCACCGGTCAAACCTATGGGAGGAGGAGACCTGGACTCAGCTATGGCCAACATGGCCAGCA ATTTGGGAGTGGGGAACCAGAAACC gggTGAATCAGCTGGAGGGGCGAACTGGCAAGCGCAGGTACCCACCCCTAGCTGGGgcgttaccatg TCTGGTGCAGGAGCTGCTCCCATGATGCCTGGTTCACCAATGATGGCCCCCCAACAACCAATGATGAGGCCACAGTTTCCGGCAGCAGGAGCCCCTGGACAACAG ATGTCTCCAGGAATGGCCCAGAGTCCCAGGAAACCTCCCCCTTCTAAAGATCCTCTCGCTGACCTCAGTATCAAAGACTTCATGTAG
- the ccdc167 gene encoding coiled-coil domain-containing protein 167, with the protein MSKSRTTKKEKISVASEIDRIEERKLHCKNNLERAEFRQRKEQLSDSDRLALEDEMTIMNERIQKYEKELQVLRGENRKNMMLSVALLAISALFYYTFIY; encoded by the exons ATGAGTAAATCAAGGACGACGAAGAAAGAGAAAATAAGTGTGGCAAGCGAG ATTGACCGCATTGAAGAGCgcaaattacactgtaaaaacaacCTGGAGAGGGCAGAGTTCAGACAGAGAAAAGAACAACTCTCGGACAGTGACAG GCTCGCGCTGGAAGATGAGATGACCATAATGAATGAAAGAATACAGAAATATG AAAAGGAGCTGCAGGTACTGAGAGGAGAGAACAGGAAGAACATGATGCTGTCCGTCGCTCTATTAGCCATCAGTGCCCTTTTCTACTACACTTTCATATATTAA
- the si:ch211-214j24.14 gene encoding uncharacterized protein si:ch211-214j24.14, with protein sequence MEPELGSLETSEMVLVQEDHSENHSSTSDIIHLEAELHERVESGDEEDLQSSMLSMIGSDRELAEIGAHVTSAAESDLKPPQTGELLICVEEPVVEEIETEVDSEPVFTHTPLLSEPSDFTLASVPIPEIISQVLDHLPPSEITLSEESHTNTPSVSQDHTTSSSEEVVSKAGPLSTSLFELPVLLVGGAALVAVVGVLAYRHTLSRK encoded by the coding sequence ATGGAGCCAGAGCTTGGAAGTCTAGAAACCAGTGAGATGGTTCTAGTTCAAGAGGACCACAGCGAGAACCACTCCTCCACCTCTGACATCATCCACTTAGAGGCGGAGCTCCACGAGAGGGTGGAGTCAGGTGATGAAGAGGACCTTCAGAGCAGCATGCTGAGCATGATCGGCAGCGATAGGGAGTTGGCAGAGATTGGAGCACATGTCACATCTGCTGCAGAATCAGATCTCAAGCCTCCACAGACGGGGGAACTTCTGATATGTGTGGAGGAGCCAGTTGTGGAGGAAATTGAGACAGAGGTGGATTCTGAGCCAGTTTTCACTCACACTCCTCTTCTGTCCGAGCCGTCAGATTTCACACTGGCTTCTGTTCCCATACCTGAAATCATCTCACAGGTTTTAGATCATCTCCCACCCTCTGAAATCACACTGTCAGAGGAATCTCATACTAATACGCCTAGCGTGTCTCAAGACCACACAACGTCATCTTCAGAAGAGGTTGTTTCAAAGGCAGGCCCGCTTTCCACCTCGCTCTTTGAACTCCCAGTGCTGCTAGTAGGTGGCGCCGCCCTGGTGGCGGTAGTGGGAGTGCTTGCATATAGGCATACCTTGAGTAGAAAGTAG